The Hydrogenophaga crocea genome contains a region encoding:
- a CDS encoding efflux RND transporter permease subunit, with amino-acid sequence MSLSRPFILRPVATSLLMLAVLIAGLLAWRQLPVSALPQVDYPVIQVFTFQPGASPDVTARTVTAPLERRLGQIPGLAQMSSTSSGGASVITLRFALEVDLGVAEQDVQAALQSANSLLPNDLPAPPIYRKVNPADVPILTLAISSEGLPLPRVVDLVDTRMAGQISRLPGVGLVSLAGGQRPAIRVQANGRALAANGLTLEELRTAIAAANNNQPKGSFDGELRSTLLDANDQLRTVGEYRRLIVAWRDGAPLRLGDVARVEEGAEDRFLAAWAGMACAEGQTGGCGLAPAVLLNIQRQPGANVIAVANQVRALLPQLTATLPANVKVQVVSDRTESIRASVRDVQKELLFAIALVVAVTFVFLRTLPATLIPSVAVPLSLVGTFAAMLMLGYSLNNLSLMALTIATGFVVDDAIVMLENIARHREEGAGPLEAALKGASEIGFTLVSLTVSLVAVLIPLLFMADVVGRLFHEFAVTLAVAIGISLLVSLTLTPMMAARMLTAAPAHAEGRRDWLSGVIDRYDQALGWVLQRQPLALLAMAATLVLTALLYLVVPKGFFPVQDAGAIQVVTEAPQSVSFAAMAERQQALARALLDEAPVQSVASYIGVDGSNATLNSGRMLITLAPHAQRSVSAGELIERLRERARGVQGISAWFQPVQELGLEDRISRTQYQFTLSSPDSALLAEWTGRLLAALAERPELADVASNLQQEGLQAYLEIDRDAAARLGLRMGDIASALQSAFGQRQVSTLFTHASQYRVVLESDDAARGGLAALEGVYVRPAAGGADARPVPLSAVARAVEKRAPLAIDHQGQFPAVTLSFNLAPGHSLGEAVAAIETVQRQIALPLAVELRFQGAAEGFRSSLANTLWLILAAVVVMYLVLGMLYESAIHPLTILSTLPSATVGALAALLLAGRPLDLIAVIGIVLLIGLVKKNGIMMVDFALDAQRRLGLSPREAIHRAALLRFRPILMTTLAALFGAVPLMLASGSGAELRQPLGIVMVGGLIVSQVLTLFTTPVVYLAFDRLARRRAAAPAA; translated from the coding sequence ATCTCGCTCTCGCGCCCCTTCATCCTGCGGCCGGTGGCGACCTCGCTGCTGATGCTCGCGGTGCTGATCGCGGGCCTGCTCGCCTGGCGCCAGCTGCCTGTGTCGGCGCTGCCGCAGGTGGACTACCCGGTGATCCAGGTGTTCACCTTCCAGCCCGGCGCCAGCCCCGACGTGACCGCGCGCACCGTCACCGCGCCGCTGGAGCGCCGGCTGGGCCAGATCCCCGGCCTGGCGCAGATGTCGTCCACCAGCTCGGGCGGGGCCTCGGTGATCACGCTGCGCTTCGCGCTCGAGGTCGACCTCGGCGTGGCCGAGCAGGACGTGCAGGCCGCGCTGCAAAGCGCCAACAGCCTGCTGCCCAACGACCTGCCCGCGCCGCCGATCTACCGCAAGGTCAACCCGGCCGACGTGCCCATCCTCACGCTGGCCATCAGCTCCGAAGGCCTGCCGCTGCCGCGCGTGGTCGACCTGGTGGACACGCGCATGGCGGGCCAGATCTCGCGCCTGCCCGGCGTGGGCCTGGTGAGCCTGGCGGGCGGCCAGCGCCCCGCCATCCGCGTGCAGGCCAACGGCCGCGCGCTCGCGGCCAACGGGCTTACGCTCGAAGAGCTGCGCACGGCCATCGCCGCGGCCAACAACAACCAGCCCAAGGGCAGCTTCGACGGCGAACTGCGCAGCACCCTGCTCGACGCCAATGACCAGCTGCGCACCGTGGGCGAGTACCGCCGCCTGATCGTGGCCTGGCGCGACGGCGCGCCGCTGCGCCTGGGCGACGTGGCGCGCGTGGAGGAGGGCGCCGAAGACCGCTTCCTCGCGGCCTGGGCCGGCATGGCCTGCGCCGAGGGCCAGACCGGCGGCTGCGGCCTCGCGCCCGCGGTGCTGCTCAACATCCAGCGCCAGCCCGGCGCCAACGTGATCGCGGTGGCCAACCAGGTGCGCGCGCTGCTGCCGCAGCTCACCGCCACGCTGCCGGCCAACGTGAAGGTGCAGGTGGTGTCCGACCGCACCGAGAGCATCCGCGCTTCGGTGCGCGACGTGCAGAAAGAGCTGCTGTTCGCCATCGCGCTGGTGGTGGCCGTGACCTTCGTCTTCCTGCGCACGCTGCCCGCCACCCTCATTCCCAGCGTGGCGGTGCCGCTGTCGCTGGTGGGCACCTTCGCGGCCATGCTGATGCTGGGCTACTCGCTCAACAACCTCTCGCTCATGGCGCTCACCATCGCCACCGGCTTCGTGGTCGACGACGCCATCGTGATGCTGGAGAACATCGCGCGCCACCGCGAAGAGGGCGCAGGCCCGCTCGAGGCCGCGCTCAAGGGCGCGAGCGAGATCGGCTTCACCCTGGTCTCGCTCACGGTGTCGCTGGTGGCGGTGCTGATCCCGCTGCTGTTCATGGCCGACGTGGTGGGCCGGCTGTTCCACGAGTTCGCGGTCACGCTCGCGGTGGCCATCGGCATCTCGCTGCTGGTCTCGCTCACGCTCACGCCCATGATGGCCGCGCGTATGCTCACCGCAGCGCCCGCGCACGCCGAGGGCCGGCGCGACTGGCTGAGCGGCGTGATCGACCGCTACGACCAGGCCCTGGGCTGGGTGCTGCAGCGCCAGCCGCTCGCGCTGCTCGCCATGGCGGCCACGCTGGTGCTCACGGCGCTGCTCTACCTGGTCGTGCCCAAGGGCTTCTTCCCGGTGCAGGACGCGGGCGCGATCCAGGTCGTCACCGAAGCGCCGCAGAGCGTGTCGTTTGCCGCCATGGCCGAGCGCCAGCAGGCGCTCGCGCGCGCCCTGCTCGACGAAGCGCCGGTGCAGAGCGTGGCGTCCTACATCGGCGTGGACGGCAGCAACGCCACACTCAACAGCGGCCGCATGCTGATCACGCTCGCGCCGCACGCGCAGCGCTCGGTCTCGGCGGGCGAACTCATCGAGCGGCTGCGCGAGCGCGCGCGCGGCGTGCAGGGCATCAGCGCCTGGTTCCAGCCGGTGCAGGAGCTGGGCCTGGAAGACCGCATCAGCCGCACCCAGTACCAGTTCACGCTCAGCTCGCCCGACAGCGCGCTGCTGGCCGAGTGGACCGGGCGCCTGCTGGCCGCGCTGGCCGAGCGCCCCGAGCTCGCCGACGTGGCGAGCAACCTGCAGCAGGAAGGCCTGCAGGCCTACCTCGAGATCGACCGCGACGCCGCCGCGCGCCTGGGCCTGCGCATGGGCGACATCGCCTCGGCGCTGCAGAGCGCCTTCGGCCAGCGCCAGGTGAGCACGCTGTTCACGCACGCCAGCCAGTACCGCGTGGTGCTCGAGAGCGACGACGCCGCGCGCGGCGGCCTGGCCGCGCTCGAAGGCGTGTACGTGCGGCCCGCCGCGGGCGGCGCCGACGCGCGGCCCGTGCCGCTGTCGGCCGTGGCGCGCGCGGTGGAAAAGCGCGCGCCGCTGGCCATCGACCACCAGGGCCAGTTCCCCGCGGTCACGCTGTCGTTCAACCTCGCGCCCGGTCATTCGCTGGGCGAGGCTGTGGCTGCGATCGAAACCGTGCAGCGCCAGATCGCGCTGCCGCTGGCGGTGGAGCTGCGCTTCCAGGGCGCGGCCGAGGGCTTTCGCAGCTCGCTGGCCAACACGCTGTGGCTGATCCTGGCCGCGGTGGTGGTGATGTACCTGGTGCTGGGCATGCTCTACGAAAGCGCCATCCACCCGCTCACCATCCTGTCCACGCTGCCCTCGGCCACGGTGGGGGCGCTGGCCGCGCTGCTGCTCGCGGGCCGCCCGCTCGACCTGATCGCGGTGATCGGCATCGTGCTGCTGATCGGCCTGGTGAAGAAGAACGGCATCATGATGGTCGACTTCGCGCTCGACGCGCAGCGCCGCCTGGGCCTGTCGCCGCGCGAGGCCATCCACCGCGCCGCGCTGCTGCGCTTTCGCCCCATCCTCATGACCACGCTGGCCGCGCTGTTCGGCGCGGTGCCGCTGATGCTGGCCAGCGGCTCGGGCGCCGAGCTGCGCCAGCCGCTGGGCATCGTGATGGTGGGCGGGCTGATCGTGAGCCAGGTGCTCACGCTGTTCACCACGCCGGTGGTGTACCTGGCGTTCGACCGCCTTGCGCGCCGCCGCGCGGCCGCCCCCGCCGCCTGA
- a CDS encoding efflux RND transporter periplasmic adaptor subunit, which translates to MSDPDRSSAPGPRRPWLRGLFWLVLLAAVGSAAWWFLLRPPPQPPATPSAWRGPVAVRVEAARTEDFTVQARAVGTVAPYNTVTVRSRVDGQLARVLVREGERVQRGQLLAEIDPEPLRVALSQAQGQQQQNLAQLRNAESELARYQGLFQRDAIARQQLDRQAALVQQLRGTLQADQAQVDNAKLQLSYTRITAPIAGRVGLRRVDAGNLISANDANGLFTITQTQPVAVLFSVPEPQVPEVRAAHAATGQAAPRVEAWDRENRSRLATGRLDTLDNQIDAATATLRLKARFENADDALFPNQFVNVRLSLRQLPGTVTVPTDAVQHGSRGSYVYVIAEGKARVRELQLGPASGGRTVVLKGLAAGEPVVLEGLDRLEDGRAVNVVKATELPAGSPLAPDAATPR; encoded by the coding sequence ATGTCCGATCCCGACCGCTCCTCCGCGCCCGGCCCGCGCCGCCCCTGGCTGCGCGGCCTGTTCTGGCTGGTGCTGCTGGCGGCCGTGGGCTCGGCGGCGTGGTGGTTCCTGCTGCGCCCGCCGCCGCAGCCGCCGGCCACGCCCAGCGCCTGGCGCGGGCCCGTGGCTGTGCGCGTGGAGGCCGCGCGCACCGAAGACTTCACCGTGCAGGCGCGCGCCGTGGGCACGGTGGCGCCCTACAACACCGTGACCGTGCGCAGCCGCGTCGACGGCCAGCTCGCGCGCGTGCTGGTGCGCGAAGGCGAGCGCGTGCAGCGCGGCCAGCTGCTGGCCGAGATCGACCCCGAGCCGCTGCGCGTGGCGCTCTCGCAGGCCCAGGGCCAGCAGCAGCAGAACCTGGCCCAGTTGCGCAACGCCGAGAGCGAGCTCGCGCGCTACCAGGGCCTGTTCCAGCGCGACGCCATCGCGCGCCAGCAGCTCGACCGCCAGGCCGCGCTGGTGCAGCAGCTGCGCGGCACCCTGCAGGCCGACCAGGCGCAGGTGGACAACGCGAAGCTGCAGCTCTCGTACACGCGCATCACCGCGCCGATCGCGGGGCGTGTGGGCCTGCGCCGCGTGGACGCGGGCAACCTGATCTCGGCCAACGACGCCAACGGCCTGTTCACCATCACCCAGACCCAGCCCGTGGCGGTGCTGTTCAGCGTGCCCGAGCCCCAGGTGCCCGAGGTGCGCGCCGCACACGCCGCCACCGGCCAGGCCGCGCCGCGCGTGGAGGCCTGGGACCGCGAGAACCGCAGCCGCCTGGCCACGGGCCGGCTCGACACGCTGGACAACCAGATCGACGCCGCCACCGCCACGCTGCGCCTGAAGGCGCGCTTCGAGAACGCCGACGACGCGCTGTTCCCCAACCAGTTCGTCAACGTGCGCCTGTCGCTGCGCCAGTTGCCCGGCACGGTCACCGTGCCCACCGACGCGGTGCAGCACGGCTCGCGCGGCAGCTACGTGTACGTGATCGCCGAGGGCAAGGCGCGCGTGCGCGAGCTGCAGCTCGGCCCCGCCAGCGGCGGCCGCACCGTGGTGCTCAAGGGCCTGGCCGCGGGCGAGCCCGTGGTGCTCGAAGGCCTGGACCGGCTCGAAGACGGCCGCGCGGTGAACGTGGTGAAGGCCACCGAGCTGCCCGCGGGCTCGCCGCTCGCGCCCGACGCCGCAACGCCGCGCTGA
- a CDS encoding response regulator encodes MRILLAEDETDLATWLVKALAQNDFQVDWVNDGRLVRRSLKATRYDALILDLGLPGLDGHDVLADLREADHRLPVLILTARDTLNERVDCLHAGADDFLAKPFDVAELEARLTALIRRSRGQEHPRFACGPLVYDSASKQFRLQHEPLNLTPREHAVLRALIQHPGEPLSKRELLERVFSDEQDVHPEAIEVLIHRIRKRLEGTPVRVTTLRGLGYLLEAVA; translated from the coding sequence ATGCGCATCCTGCTCGCCGAAGACGAAACCGACCTCGCGACCTGGCTCGTGAAGGCCCTGGCCCAGAACGACTTCCAGGTCGACTGGGTCAACGACGGCCGGCTCGTGCGCCGCAGCCTCAAGGCCACGCGCTACGACGCGCTGATCCTCGACCTCGGGCTGCCCGGGCTCGACGGGCACGACGTGCTGGCCGACCTGCGCGAGGCCGACCACCGGCTGCCGGTGCTGATCCTCACCGCGCGCGACACGCTCAACGAGCGCGTGGACTGCCTGCACGCGGGCGCCGACGACTTCCTCGCCAAGCCCTTCGACGTGGCCGAGCTCGAGGCCCGGCTCACCGCGCTGATCCGCCGCTCGCGCGGCCAGGAGCACCCGCGCTTCGCCTGCGGGCCGCTGGTGTACGACAGCGCGTCCAAGCAATTCCGGCTGCAGCACGAGCCGCTCAACCTCACGCCGCGCGAGCACGCGGTGCTGCGCGCGCTCATCCAGCACCCCGGCGAGCCGCTGTCCAAGCGCGAGCTGCTCGAGCGCGTGTTCTCCGACGAGCAGGACGTGCACCCCGAGGCGATCGAGGTGCTGATCCACCGCATCCGCAAGCGGCTCGAAGGCACGCCGGTGCGCGTGACCACACTGCGCGGCCTGGGCTACCTGCTCGAGGCCGTGGCATGA
- a CDS encoding enoyl-CoA hydratase/isomerase family protein, which produces MNDDRLLIDTQGGVMTLTLHRPDKLNAIDNGLARALLAAIAVAEADPAVRVLLLRGAGRAFCAGRDVSAPPTEDDLVLVQAVSQALVALPKPVVAAVHGWTVGAGLEWMLNADIVVAAEGTRFKLPEASLGVFVTGGLSATLPAYAGVARAKGLMLLGEPFSAAQAQAWGLVWQVVPDEALAAEAQRTSERLAQLDPAVAGRFKRVLNQIGLASFGQAIEAENAAQRALQG; this is translated from the coding sequence ATGAACGACGACCGGCTGCTGATCGACACCCAGGGCGGCGTGATGACCCTCACCCTCCACCGCCCCGACAAGCTCAACGCCATCGACAACGGGCTCGCGCGCGCGCTGCTCGCGGCCATCGCCGTGGCCGAGGCCGATCCCGCGGTGCGGGTGCTGCTGCTGCGCGGCGCGGGCCGCGCGTTCTGCGCCGGGCGCGACGTGAGCGCACCGCCCACCGAGGACGACCTGGTGCTGGTGCAGGCCGTGTCGCAGGCGCTCGTGGCGCTGCCCAAGCCCGTGGTGGCCGCGGTGCACGGCTGGACCGTGGGCGCCGGGCTCGAGTGGATGCTCAACGCCGACATCGTGGTGGCGGCCGAGGGCACGCGTTTCAAGCTGCCCGAGGCCTCGCTGGGCGTGTTCGTCACCGGCGGCCTCAGCGCCACGCTGCCGGCCTACGCGGGCGTGGCGCGCGCCAAGGGCCTGATGCTGCTCGGCGAGCCCTTCAGCGCTGCGCAGGCGCAGGCCTGGGGCCTGGTGTGGCAGGTGGTGCCGGACGAGGCCCTGGCGGCCGAGGCGCAGCGCACCAGCGAGCGCCTGGCACAGCTCGACCCGGCGGTCGCGGGCCGCTTCAAGCGGGTGCTCAACCAGATCGGTCTGGCATCCTTCGGGCAGGCCATCGAGGCCGAGAACGCGGCGCAGCGTGCGCTGCAGGGCTGA
- a CDS encoding efflux transporter outer membrane subunit, which produces MPPLRRALPLALLLALLLALAACASAPGAHRAPDAALPAAFQHAAPAAAAAAEASAAAEAPIDPAWWLAYGDPELDRLLRRVAEANPELAQAEARYRQALAQVDAARALAWPQLGAGAAATRSGSSGGAASGLNSAGGTRSLYSAGLDLSWTPDLWGRVALQRQAASASADAQAALVDAARLALQLAAAQGYVRLRALDAQAALFAQADQAFARSLQITQLQYEAGLVARADVIQAETQLQSLRTQVFTLQRQRALEANALALLAGSTPADFPVAVRDAAGSALPAVPPAPAAVPAELLRRRPDLAAADRLLAAAHARVGLAQRAWLPDLTLSASGSLQAGSLARLVDAPARVWSLGPQLAATLFDGGARRANEAFSTAAYDEQAAAWRAGVLAAVRETEDALAQLASLTAQDRQQQRLVELANQNERVVIDRYEAGEIGFLEVATAQNTALAARRAALDVQAQRLAASMALVGALGGGWTRP; this is translated from the coding sequence ATGCCCCCGCTGCGACGCGCGTTGCCGCTGGCCCTGCTCCTGGCCCTGCTCCTGGCACTTGCGGCCTGCGCGAGCGCTCCCGGCGCGCACCGCGCGCCCGATGCCGCGCTGCCCGCGGCCTTCCAGCATGCCGCGCCCGCGGCCGCCGCGGCCGCTGAGGCCAGTGCGGCCGCGGAGGCCCCCATCGACCCCGCGTGGTGGCTGGCGTATGGCGACCCCGAGCTCGACCGCCTGCTGCGCCGCGTGGCCGAGGCCAACCCCGAGCTTGCGCAGGCCGAGGCGCGCTACCGCCAGGCGCTCGCGCAGGTGGACGCGGCGCGCGCGCTGGCCTGGCCGCAGCTCGGCGCGGGGGCGGCGGCCACGCGCAGCGGCAGCAGCGGCGGCGCGGCCTCGGGCCTCAACAGCGCGGGCGGCACGCGCAGCCTCTACAGCGCCGGGCTCGACCTCTCGTGGACGCCCGACCTCTGGGGCCGCGTGGCGCTGCAGCGCCAGGCCGCCAGCGCGAGCGCCGACGCGCAGGCCGCGCTGGTCGATGCCGCGCGGCTCGCGCTGCAGCTCGCGGCCGCGCAGGGCTATGTGCGCCTGCGCGCGCTCGACGCGCAGGCCGCGCTGTTCGCGCAGGCCGACCAGGCCTTCGCGCGCTCGCTGCAGATCACCCAGCTGCAGTACGAGGCCGGCCTGGTCGCGCGCGCCGACGTGATCCAGGCCGAGACGCAACTGCAGTCGCTGCGCACGCAGGTGTTCACGCTGCAGCGCCAGCGCGCGCTCGAAGCCAACGCGCTCGCGCTGCTCGCGGGCAGCACGCCGGCCGATTTCCCCGTGGCCGTGCGCGACGCCGCTGGGTCGGCCTTGCCCGCGGTGCCGCCCGCGCCCGCCGCCGTGCCCGCCGAGCTGCTGCGCCGCCGGCCCGACCTCGCCGCGGCCGACCGCCTGCTGGCCGCGGCCCACGCGCGCGTGGGCCTCGCGCAGCGCGCCTGGCTGCCCGATCTCACGCTCTCGGCCAGCGGCAGCCTGCAGGCCGGCAGCCTCGCGCGGCTGGTCGACGCGCCCGCGCGCGTGTGGTCGCTGGGCCCGCAGCTCGCGGCCACGCTGTTCGACGGCGGCGCCCGCCGCGCCAACGAGGCCTTCAGCACCGCGGCCTACGACGAACAGGCCGCGGCCTGGCGCGCGGGCGTGCTCGCGGCGGTGCGCGAAACCGAAGACGCGCTGGCGCAGCTGGCCAGCCTCACCGCGCAGGACCGCCAGCAGCAGCGCCTGGTGGAACTCGCGAACCAGAACGAGCGCGTGGTGATCGACCGCTACGAAGCCGGCGAGATCGGCTTTCTCGAAGTGGCCACCGCCCAGAACACCGCGCTCGCGGCGCGCCGCGCGGCGCTCGACGTGCAGGCCCAGCGGTTGGCGGCAAGCATGGCGCTCGTCGGCGCGCTGGGCGGGGGATGGACACGACCATGA
- a CDS encoding efflux RND transporter permease subunit, producing MHALARFFIRRPVGSVMLAIAIVLAGLLALRLLPVSPLPRVDFPVIQVRASLPGASPESMAATVAAPLERALGAIAGVTSIRSNSNQGSTNITLQFDLARDIDDAAREVQAAINASRGQLPSGMPGNPTFVKVNPSQAPIMALALSSPRLPSSALYDNASTVLAQKIAQIVGVGEVTVDGSSLPAVRVQVKPEALAHRGMALDDVRRAIADANAWRPFGQVEANDRRWQIALPAPLRSAADFSQLVVRNEGGALVRLADVAEVSDSVENRYTAGYHNDRPAVVLLVSRRPGANIVQTIDAIHEQLPQLRALLPADTELRVVMDRSPGIRATLREARFALMLSCVLVMAVVWAFLANLRTALIPALALPVSLVGALAVMWWQGFSLNNLSVMALIVAAGLVVDDAIVVLENIQRHLERARAALAATGRREIGRRTVWRAALAGAGEVGFTLLAMNLALIVVFISTLFMGGVVERLFREFAITLVAAMLISLAVSVTLTPALCAHGLPAGGAPRPPGPLARFFATLLADVQSGYARSLGFALRHPWLTLLLLGATVALNVWLYVAIPKGMLPQQDTGQLSGFVRGDDGFSFQGMQPKVEAYRRLLVADPAVADVTGVSGGRTGTSNSWFRIRLKPLAERRESASAVVARLRASAPRIAGGVLFVSVDQDIRLASGGGDNEYLFVMRSDSLQDLRRWTRPVGEALRALPELADVDFGAGEDAQQVTLQVDREAARRLGVDMNTVTTALNNAFSQRQVATLYDPLNQYRVVMEADPRGHSEPSALETVDILNAAGQRVPLSAIATWRYGLTRDRVQHDAQFASAGISYGLAPGVSLQQAQQAIERAVNGLVMPTSISTGERASDPNSLQATLKRQPWLILAVLVTVYLVLGMLYESLLHPLTILSTLPSAGVGALLALRVSDTEFSLIALLGLFLLLGVVMKNAILMIDFALAAQRERALAPREAIHDAALRRLRPILMTNLAALLGAVPLVLGLGEGSELRRPLGIAIIGGLAVSQLLTLYTTPVVYLMLERLRQRVWRAPSDTAVARHA from the coding sequence ATGCACGCCCTGGCCCGCTTCTTCATCCGCCGCCCCGTGGGCAGCGTCATGCTGGCCATCGCCATCGTGCTCGCGGGCCTGCTGGCGCTGCGGCTGCTGCCGGTGTCGCCGCTGCCGCGCGTGGACTTCCCCGTGATCCAGGTGCGCGCCAGCCTGCCCGGCGCCAGCCCCGAGAGCATGGCCGCCACCGTGGCCGCGCCGCTGGAGCGCGCGCTCGGCGCCATCGCGGGCGTCACCAGCATCCGCTCCAACAGCAACCAGGGCAGCACCAACATCACGCTGCAGTTTGACCTCGCGCGCGACATCGACGACGCCGCGCGCGAAGTGCAGGCCGCCATCAACGCCTCGCGCGGCCAGCTGCCCTCGGGCATGCCGGGCAACCCGACTTTCGTCAAGGTCAACCCCTCGCAGGCGCCCATCATGGCGCTCGCGCTCTCCTCGCCGCGGCTGCCCTCGTCGGCGCTGTACGACAACGCGTCCACCGTGCTGGCGCAGAAGATCGCGCAGATCGTGGGCGTGGGCGAGGTCACGGTGGACGGCTCCTCGCTGCCCGCGGTGCGCGTGCAGGTCAAGCCCGAGGCGCTCGCGCACCGCGGCATGGCGCTCGACGACGTGCGTCGCGCTATCGCCGACGCCAACGCCTGGCGGCCCTTCGGCCAGGTGGAGGCGAACGATCGGCGCTGGCAGATCGCGCTGCCCGCGCCGCTGCGCAGCGCGGCCGATTTTTCGCAGCTCGTGGTGCGCAACGAGGGCGGCGCGCTGGTGCGCCTGGCCGACGTGGCCGAGGTCAGCGACTCGGTGGAGAACCGCTACACCGCGGGCTACCACAACGACCGGCCCGCGGTGGTGCTGCTGGTGAGCCGGCGGCCCGGCGCCAACATCGTGCAGACCATCGACGCCATCCACGAGCAGCTGCCGCAGCTGCGCGCGCTGCTGCCGGCCGACACCGAGCTGCGCGTGGTGATGGACCGCTCGCCCGGCATCCGCGCCACGCTGCGCGAAGCGCGCTTCGCCCTCATGCTCTCGTGCGTGCTGGTGATGGCCGTGGTCTGGGCCTTCCTGGCCAACCTGCGCACCGCGCTGATCCCCGCGCTCGCGCTGCCGGTGTCGCTGGTGGGCGCGCTCGCGGTCATGTGGTGGCAGGGCTTCTCGCTCAACAACCTGTCGGTGATGGCGCTGATCGTGGCCGCGGGCCTGGTGGTGGACGACGCCATCGTGGTGCTCGAGAACATCCAGCGCCACCTCGAACGCGCGCGCGCCGCGCTGGCCGCCACGGGCCGGCGCGAGATCGGCCGGCGCACGGTGTGGCGCGCCGCGCTCGCCGGCGCGGGGGAGGTCGGCTTCACGCTGCTGGCCATGAACCTCGCGCTGATCGTGGTGTTCATCTCCACGCTGTTCATGGGCGGCGTGGTCGAGCGCCTGTTCCGCGAGTTCGCCATCACGCTGGTGGCGGCCATGCTGATCTCGCTGGCGGTGTCGGTCACGCTCACGCCCGCGCTGTGCGCGCACGGCCTGCCCGCGGGCGGCGCGCCGCGCCCGCCTGGGCCGCTGGCGCGCTTCTTCGCCACGCTGCTGGCCGACGTGCAATCGGGCTACGCGCGCAGCCTGGGCTTCGCGCTGCGCCACCCCTGGCTCACGCTGCTGCTGCTCGGCGCCACGGTGGCGCTCAATGTGTGGCTCTACGTGGCCATTCCCAAGGGCATGCTGCCGCAGCAGGACACCGGACAGCTCAGCGGCTTCGTGCGCGGCGACGACGGCTTCTCCTTCCAGGGCATGCAGCCCAAGGTCGAGGCCTACCGCCGCCTGCTCGTGGCCGACCCCGCGGTGGCCGACGTGACCGGCGTGAGCGGTGGGCGCACCGGCACCAGCAACTCGTGGTTCCGCATCCGCCTGAAGCCGCTGGCCGAGCGGCGCGAGAGCGCGTCGGCCGTGGTGGCCCGGCTGCGCGCGAGCGCGCCCAGGATCGCGGGCGGGGTGCTGTTCGTCTCGGTCGACCAGGACATCCGCCTGGCCAGCGGCGGCGGCGACAACGAGTACCTGTTCGTGATGCGCTCCGACTCGCTGCAGGACCTGCGCCGCTGGACCCGCCCCGTGGGCGAGGCCCTGCGCGCGCTGCCTGAGCTCGCCGACGTGGACTTCGGCGCCGGTGAAGACGCGCAGCAGGTGACGCTGCAGGTCGACCGCGAGGCCGCGCGCCGCCTCGGCGTGGACATGAACACCGTGACCACCGCGCTCAACAACGCCTTCTCGCAGCGCCAGGTGGCCACGCTCTACGACCCGCTCAACCAGTACCGCGTGGTGATGGAGGCCGACCCGCGCGGCCACAGCGAGCCGAGCGCGCTCGAGACGGTGGACATCCTCAACGCCGCGGGCCAGCGCGTGCCGCTGAGCGCCATCGCCACCTGGCGCTACGGCCTCACGCGCGACCGCGTGCAGCACGACGCGCAGTTCGCGTCCGCCGGCATCAGCTACGGCCTCGCGCCCGGCGTGAGCCTGCAGCAGGCGCAGCAGGCGATCGAGCGTGCCGTCAATGGCCTGGTCATGCCCACCAGCATTTCCACCGGCGAGCGCGCGAGCGACCCCAACAGCCTGCAGGCCACGCTCAAGCGCCAGCCCTGGCTGATCCTGGCGGTGCTGGTCACCGTGTACCTGGTGCTGGGCATGCTCTACGAAAGCCTGCTGCACCCGCTCACCATCCTGTCCACGCTGCCCTCGGCCGGCGTGGGCGCGCTGCTGGCGCTGCGCGTGTCCGACACCGAGTTCAGCCTGATCGCGCTGCTCGGCCTGTTCCTGCTGCTGGGCGTGGTGATGAAGAACGCCATCCTGATGATCGACTTCGCGCTCGCCGCGCAGCGCGAGCGCGCGCTCGCGCCGCGCGAGGCCATCCACGACGCCGCGCTGCGCCGCCTGCGCCCCATCCTCATGACCAATCTGGCGGCGCTGCTCGGCGCGGTGCCGCTGGTGCTGGGTCTGGGCGAAGGCTCCGAATTGCGCCGCCCGCTGGGCATCGCCATCATCGGCGGCCTCGCGGTGAGCCAGCTGCTCACGCTCTACACCACGCCCGTGGTCTACCTGATGCTCGAACGCCTGCGCCAGCGCGTGTGGCGCGCGCCGTCGGACACCGCCGTTGCCCGCCATGCCTGA